Proteins encoded by one window of Microbulbifer salipaludis:
- the sucC gene encoding ADP-forming succinate--CoA ligase subunit beta codes for MNLHEYQGKQLFAAYGLPVSKGIAAETPAAAAAAADEIGGNKWVVKAQVHAGGRGKAGGVKLVDSKAEIEEFAKKWLGNNLVTYQTDENGQPVSRILVESCTDIDQELYLGAVVDRSTRRIVFMASTEGGVEIEKVAEETPEKILKATIDPLVGAQPYQARELAFKLGLEGDQIKQFTKIFMGLAKMFEEKDLALLEINPLVITPEKNLHCLDAKIVIDSNALYRHPDLREMHDPSQEDEREAHAAKWDLNYVALDGNIGCMVNGAGLAMGTMDIVNLHGGKPANFLDVGGGATKERVVEAFKIILSDENVKAVLINIFGGIVRCDMIAEGVIGAVKEVGVTIPVVVRLEGNNADLGAKVLSDSGLNIIAATSLTDAAEQVVKAAEGK; via the coding sequence ATGAACTTGCATGAGTATCAGGGCAAACAACTGTTTGCAGCATACGGATTGCCGGTTTCCAAAGGCATCGCAGCGGAAACCCCGGCAGCAGCAGCAGCGGCAGCAGACGAAATCGGTGGCAACAAGTGGGTTGTTAAGGCCCAGGTACACGCCGGTGGCCGCGGTAAAGCAGGCGGCGTTAAGCTGGTAGATTCCAAAGCGGAAATTGAAGAATTTGCGAAGAAGTGGCTGGGTAACAACCTGGTTACTTACCAGACAGACGAAAACGGCCAGCCGGTATCCCGCATTCTGGTTGAGAGCTGCACCGACATCGACCAGGAACTGTACCTGGGCGCGGTTGTAGACCGTTCCACCCGTCGCATCGTATTCATGGCCTCCACCGAAGGCGGTGTTGAGATCGAGAAAGTTGCGGAAGAGACTCCGGAAAAAATCCTGAAAGCCACCATCGATCCGCTGGTAGGCGCTCAGCCTTACCAGGCACGCGAGCTGGCGTTCAAACTGGGTCTTGAAGGCGACCAGATCAAGCAGTTCACCAAGATCTTCATGGGTCTGGCGAAAATGTTTGAAGAGAAAGATCTGGCCCTGCTGGAAATCAACCCGCTGGTAATCACTCCAGAGAAAAACCTGCACTGCCTGGATGCGAAAATCGTCATCGACAGCAATGCCCTGTACCGTCACCCGGACCTGCGTGAAATGCACGACCCTTCTCAGGAAGACGAGCGCGAAGCACACGCTGCCAAGTGGGACCTCAACTACGTAGCGCTGGATGGCAACATCGGCTGCATGGTAAACGGTGCTGGCCTGGCTATGGGTACCATGGACATCGTCAACCTGCACGGCGGCAAGCCGGCCAACTTCCTGGACGTTGGTGGCGGCGCGACCAAAGAGCGCGTGGTTGAAGCGTTCAAGATCATCCTGTCTGACGAAAACGTGAAGGCAGTACTGATCAACATCTTCGGCGGTATCGTCCGTTGCGACATGATTGCTGAAGGCGTTATCGGCGCGGTGAAAGAAGTTGGCGTTACGATTCCGGTTGTTGTTCGCCTCGAAGGTAACAACGCAGACCTGGGCGCCAAAGTACTGAGCGACAGCGGTCTGAACATTATCGCTGCCACCAGCCTGACCGACGCGGCAGAGCAAGTGGTTAAAGCTGCGGAGGGTAAATAA
- the lpdA gene encoding dihydrolipoyl dehydrogenase — translation MSEKFDVIVIGSGPGGYVAAIRAAQLGLKTACVEKWTNKQGKVVNGGTCLNVGCIPSKALLDSSWKYHEAKDDFEVHGIDAGKVKIDVKKMISRKDDIVKKLTGGVAGLFMANKVTSIEGTGKLVSGKKVEVTDHDGKTTTYEAENVILASGSVPVNIPPAPVDDKIIVDSTGALEFTEVPKRLGVIGAGVIGLELGSVWNRLGSDVVVLEALDNFLAIMDQQIAKESQKIFKKQGLDIRLSCRVTGSEVKGKEVVVTYQDKDGKEHQETFDKLIVCVGRRPYTEGLLSEDAGVKLDERGFIYVNDLCMTSAPGVWAVGDVVRGPMLAHKASEEGVVVAERIAGQKPMMNYDVIPNVIYTHPEIAAVGRTEEQVKADGEPYNVGVFPFAASGRAMAANDTHGMVKIIAHAETDRVLGAHIVGPSAADLVQQVAIAMEFGSSAEDIGMTVFGHPTLSEAVKEAALAVNGHAIHIANRKKRK, via the coding sequence ATGTCAGAAAAATTTGACGTAATAGTAATTGGCTCCGGCCCCGGTGGTTACGTCGCTGCAATCCGTGCGGCACAGCTGGGCCTGAAAACTGCCTGTGTTGAAAAGTGGACCAACAAACAGGGTAAGGTCGTCAACGGCGGCACCTGCCTGAACGTGGGCTGCATCCCTTCCAAGGCGCTGCTGGACAGCTCCTGGAAATACCACGAAGCCAAAGACGATTTCGAAGTCCACGGTATTGACGCCGGCAAGGTCAAAATTGACGTTAAGAAAATGATCAGCCGCAAGGACGATATCGTCAAAAAGCTGACCGGTGGCGTCGCTGGCCTGTTTATGGCCAACAAGGTGACCTCGATCGAAGGTACCGGCAAGCTGGTTTCCGGCAAGAAAGTAGAAGTCACCGATCACGACGGCAAGACCACCACTTACGAAGCCGAAAATGTCATTCTGGCATCTGGCTCTGTGCCGGTGAACATCCCGCCGGCGCCGGTTGACGATAAAATCATCGTTGACTCCACCGGTGCACTGGAATTCACCGAAGTGCCCAAGCGTCTGGGTGTGATCGGTGCTGGTGTTATCGGCCTGGAGCTCGGTTCTGTATGGAACCGCCTCGGTTCCGATGTTGTGGTCCTGGAAGCGCTGGATAACTTCCTCGCCATCATGGATCAGCAGATCGCCAAAGAATCCCAGAAGATCTTCAAGAAGCAGGGCCTGGATATTCGTCTGTCCTGCCGCGTTACCGGCTCTGAGGTAAAAGGCAAGGAAGTTGTCGTTACCTATCAGGACAAAGACGGTAAAGAGCATCAGGAAACCTTCGACAAGCTGATCGTGTGTGTGGGCCGTCGCCCTTACACCGAAGGCCTGCTGTCGGAAGACGCCGGCGTGAAGCTGGACGAGCGCGGCTTCATCTACGTCAACGATCTGTGCATGACCTCCGCTCCGGGTGTCTGGGCGGTCGGTGACGTGGTGCGCGGCCCGATGTTGGCCCACAAGGCCTCGGAAGAAGGTGTTGTGGTTGCCGAGCGCATTGCCGGTCAGAAGCCGATGATGAACTACGACGTGATCCCGAACGTGATCTACACCCACCCGGAAATCGCTGCAGTTGGCCGTACCGAAGAACAGGTCAAGGCCGATGGCGAACCCTACAATGTAGGCGTTTTCCCGTTTGCCGCCTCTGGCCGTGCCATGGCAGCCAACGACACCCACGGTATGGTGAAGATCATCGCCCACGCAGAAACCGACCGCGTACTTGGCGCCCACATTGTTGGCCCGTCTGCCGCGGATCTGGTGCAGCAGGTAGCCATCGCCATGGAATTTGGTTCCAGCGCAGAAGACATCGGCATGACCGTGTTCGGCCATCCGACCCTGTCTGAAGCGGTGAAAGAAGCCGCGCTGGCAGTGAACGGTCACGCGATCCACATCGCGAACCGCAAGAAGCGCAAGTAA
- the odhB gene encoding 2-oxoglutarate dehydrogenase complex dihydrolipoyllysine-residue succinyltransferase, giving the protein MTIEIKAPTFPESVQDGTVATWHKQPGEAVSRDELIVDIETDKVVLEVVAPADGAISEIIKGEGDTVLSNEVIAKFEEGAGAGAGAASEAPAAEPAAEAPAAGGEKIAMPSAKKMAAEKGVDLAGVEGTGKGGRVLKEDVMKAGTAPAAAAAPAAAAQVDVAPGERVEKRVPMTRMRKRIAERLLDASQSTAMLTTFNEVNMKPIMDLRKNYKDLFEKTHNGTRLGFMGFFVKAAVEALKRYSAVNASIDGNDIVYHGYQDIGVAVSSPKGLVVPILRNAENMGLADMENNIRDLGLRARDGKLSIEEMTGGTFTITNGGVFGSLLSTPILNPPQTAILGMHKIQERPMAVNGKVEILPMMYLALSYDHRLIDGKEAVGFLVAIKEMIEDPARILLEV; this is encoded by the coding sequence ATGACCATCGAGATTAAAGCGCCAACTTTCCCGGAATCTGTTCAGGACGGCACCGTTGCCACCTGGCACAAACAACCGGGTGAAGCCGTGTCCCGCGATGAACTGATCGTGGATATTGAAACCGACAAAGTGGTGCTGGAAGTTGTCGCACCCGCAGACGGCGCCATCAGCGAAATTATCAAGGGCGAGGGCGACACCGTCCTGTCCAACGAAGTGATCGCCAAGTTTGAAGAAGGCGCAGGTGCTGGTGCCGGTGCAGCTTCTGAGGCCCCGGCCGCAGAACCCGCCGCCGAAGCCCCGGCTGCAGGCGGTGAGAAAATTGCCATGCCTTCCGCCAAGAAAATGGCGGCAGAAAAAGGCGTAGACCTGGCCGGTGTTGAAGGCACCGGTAAAGGTGGTCGCGTACTGAAAGAGGACGTGATGAAAGCGGGCACTGCACCGGCTGCTGCCGCTGCACCGGCTGCTGCCGCCCAGGTTGACGTGGCTCCTGGCGAGCGTGTTGAGAAACGCGTTCCTATGACCCGCATGCGCAAGCGCATCGCCGAGCGCCTGCTGGATGCCTCGCAGTCTACCGCCATGCTCACCACGTTCAACGAAGTGAACATGAAGCCGATCATGGATCTGCGCAAGAACTACAAAGACCTGTTCGAGAAGACCCACAACGGCACGCGCCTGGGCTTCATGGGCTTCTTTGTAAAAGCTGCTGTTGAAGCGCTCAAGCGTTACTCCGCAGTGAATGCCTCCATCGACGGCAACGATATCGTTTACCACGGTTATCAGGACATCGGTGTCGCGGTTTCTTCTCCGAAAGGCTTGGTGGTTCCGATTCTGCGTAATGCGGAAAACATGGGCCTGGCGGACATGGAGAACAATATCCGTGATCTGGGCCTGCGCGCGCGTGACGGCAAGCTGTCCATCGAGGAAATGACCGGTGGCACCTTCACCATCACCAACGGTGGTGTGTTTGGCTCCCTGCTGTCGACGCCGATCCTGAACCCACCGCAGACTGCAATTCTCGGTATGCACAAGATCCAGGAGCGCCCGATGGCGGTCAACGGCAAAGTGGAAATCCTGCCGATGATGTACCTGGCGCTGTCTTACGACCACCGCCTGATCGATGGCAAGGAAGCGGTAGGCTTCCTGGTTGCGATCAAGGAAATGATCGAAGACCCGGCTCGAATTCTGCTCGAAGTTTAA